A genomic stretch from Prochlorococcus marinus str. MIT 9312 includes:
- a CDS encoding ferredoxin:protochlorophyllide reductase (ATP-dependent) subunit B has product MELTLWTYEGPPHVGAMRVASSMKDIHYVLHAPQGDTYADLLFTMIERRGQRPPVTYTTFQARDLGGDTAELVKRNITEAVERFKPKTLLVGESCTAELIQDQPGALAKGMGFDIPIVNLELPAYSKKENWGASETFYQIIRTLLKDKVNEIDKINPQRWKSLGRRPKVNILGPTLLGFRCRDDVIEIQRILSEQGIDTNVVAPLGSSPEDIERLIDADINVCLYHEIAEISCEWLKRNCGMEYTTTIPIGIKNTINFIHEVHEKLDLPLTNKGELENKSKLPWYSKSVDSNYLTGKRVFIFGDGTHAIAAAKIAKDELGFEVVGLGTYSREMARQVRAAAKDLNIEALITNSYLEVEDAMKKASPELVLGTQMERHSAKRLGIPCSVISTPMHVQDVPARYSPQMGWEGANVIFDDWVHPLMMGLEEHLIDMFKHDFEFVDGHQSHLGHTATNAPDNKETKQAQSNMNIQEKSILWTESGKAELTKVPFFVRGKVKSNTEKYALSKGLPEINDETLYDAKAFFG; this is encoded by the coding sequence ATGGAATTAACTCTTTGGACATACGAAGGACCACCTCATGTAGGTGCAATGAGAGTGGCTTCATCAATGAAAGATATTCATTACGTACTCCATGCTCCTCAAGGAGATACTTATGCAGATCTCCTTTTTACAATGATCGAGAGAAGAGGTCAGAGACCTCCTGTAACTTATACAACGTTTCAAGCTAGAGATTTAGGAGGAGATACAGCTGAATTAGTTAAAAGGAATATTACTGAGGCAGTTGAAAGATTTAAACCAAAAACCCTTTTAGTAGGAGAAAGTTGTACTGCTGAACTAATACAAGATCAGCCAGGTGCTCTTGCTAAGGGTATGGGTTTTGATATTCCAATTGTTAACCTTGAACTTCCTGCTTACAGCAAAAAAGAAAACTGGGGAGCTTCAGAAACCTTTTATCAAATAATTAGAACTCTTTTAAAAGATAAGGTAAATGAAATTGATAAAATCAACCCTCAAAGATGGAAGTCTTTAGGTCGAAGACCTAAAGTTAATATATTAGGTCCTACATTATTAGGATTTAGATGCAGAGATGATGTAATCGAAATTCAACGTATACTTTCAGAGCAAGGTATTGATACTAATGTTGTTGCACCACTGGGTTCAAGTCCAGAAGATATTGAGAGATTAATTGATGCTGATATTAATGTTTGCCTATATCATGAAATTGCTGAGATTTCTTGTGAATGGCTTAAACGTAATTGCGGAATGGAATATACCACTACTATTCCAATTGGTATAAAAAATACGATTAACTTTATTCATGAAGTTCATGAAAAGCTTGACCTCCCTTTAACAAATAAAGGAGAGCTAGAGAACAAGTCAAAACTTCCATGGTATTCAAAGTCAGTTGATTCTAATTATTTGACGGGGAAAAGGGTTTTTATATTTGGTGACGGTACTCATGCTATCGCAGCGGCAAAAATTGCCAAAGATGAATTAGGCTTTGAAGTCGTAGGTCTAGGAACCTACAGCAGAGAAATGGCAAGACAAGTAAGAGCTGCCGCTAAGGATTTAAATATAGAAGCACTAATAACTAATAGCTACCTTGAAGTTGAAGATGCTATGAAAAAAGCGTCCCCTGAATTGGTCTTAGGAACTCAAATGGAAAGGCATAGCGCAAAAAGGCTTGGAATTCCATGTTCAGTGATAAGTACCCCAATGCATGTCCAGGATGTTCCCGCTAGATATAGTCCTCAAATGGGATGGGAAGGAGCAAATGTGATTTTTGACGACTGGGTTCATCCTCTAATGATGGGATTAGAAGAGCATCTTATTGATATGTTTAAACATGACTTCGAGTTTGTTGACGGTCATCAAAGTCATCTAGGACATACTGCGACAAATGCTCCTGATAATAAAGAAACTAAGCAAGCGCAAAGTAATATGAATATTCAAGAAAAAAGTATTCTTTGGACAGAATCTGGGAAAGCAGAACTTACAAAAGTACCATTTTTTGTGAGAGGTAAAGTTAAATCAAATACAGAGAAATATGCTCTCTCTAAAGGTCTTCCTGAAATTAATGATGAGACCCTCTACGACGCAAAAGCATTTTTTGGTTAA
- a CDS encoding ferredoxin:protochlorophyllide reductase (ATP-dependent) subunit N: protein MSKVELNKETGPREVFCGLTSIVWLHRRMPDAFFLVVGSRTCAHLIQSAAGVMIFAEPRFGTAILEEKDLAGLADAHEELDRVVNDLISRRPEIKTLFLVGSCPSEVIKLDLATVSEKLNKRFLGQVRFVNYSGSGIETTFTQGEDGALKALVPLMESTDDEKLLLVGTLANNVEDRFKKIFNHIGITNVESFPPRQSTELPKIGKNTKVLLTQPYLSDTVRDLKHRGCEIIYAPFPLGVEGSSKWFLAGADAFKINELKVHEVIAPLANRARQALEKHTEILRGKKLFLLPESQLEISLARFLHNECGMELIEVGTPYLNKDLMDEELNLLPDDTKIVEGQHVEKQLDRVRATSPDLVVCGMGLANPLEAEGISTKWSIEMVFSPIHGIDQAADLAGLFSRPLKRNQILTSKTLATH, encoded by the coding sequence ATGAGTAAAGTAGAACTTAATAAAGAAACTGGGCCAAGAGAAGTCTTTTGTGGACTAACTTCAATAGTTTGGTTACACAGAAGAATGCCAGATGCATTTTTTCTGGTTGTTGGATCAAGAACATGCGCACATTTAATCCAAAGTGCTGCAGGGGTAATGATTTTTGCTGAACCAAGATTTGGTACAGCTATTCTCGAAGAGAAAGATCTTGCTGGTCTTGCCGATGCTCACGAAGAACTCGATAGAGTAGTAAATGATCTTATTTCTAGAAGACCTGAAATAAAGACTCTTTTCCTAGTTGGTTCTTGCCCTAGCGAAGTTATTAAGCTTGATCTTGCAACTGTTTCTGAAAAATTAAACAAACGATTTTTAGGTCAAGTAAGATTTGTGAACTACTCAGGTAGTGGGATCGAAACTACATTTACACAAGGAGAAGATGGTGCATTAAAAGCTCTTGTCCCCTTAATGGAATCTACAGATGATGAGAAATTATTATTAGTTGGGACATTAGCGAATAATGTTGAAGATAGATTCAAGAAGATTTTCAATCATATTGGGATAACTAATGTTGAAAGTTTTCCTCCCAGGCAATCAACTGAATTACCAAAAATCGGAAAGAACACAAAGGTTTTATTAACTCAACCATACTTAAGTGATACGGTCAGGGACCTTAAGCATCGTGGTTGTGAGATAATTTATGCTCCATTTCCATTAGGTGTGGAGGGCAGCAGTAAATGGTTTTTAGCTGGGGCAGATGCTTTTAAAATTAATGAATTAAAAGTTCATGAGGTAATTGCTCCTTTAGCTAATAGAGCTAGGCAAGCACTAGAAAAACATACTGAAATATTAAGAGGTAAAAAATTATTCCTTTTACCAGAATCACAACTTGAGATTTCATTAGCAAGATTTTTACATAACGAATGTGGAATGGAGCTAATTGAAGTTGGAACTCCATACTTAAATAAAGATTTGATGGATGAGGAGCTTAATTTATTACCGGATGATACAAAAATAGTTGAAGGTCAGCATGTAGAGAAACAACTTGATCGTGTTAGAGCTACAAGTCCTGACTTGGTAGTTTGTGGGATGGGTTTAGCCAACCCACTGGAAGCAGAGGGTATTAGTACAAAATGGTCTATAGAAATGGTATTTAGTCCAATACACGGAATTGATCAAGCAGCTGACTTGGCTGGACTTTTCTCAAGGCCTTTAAAAAGGAATCAAATACTTACATCCAAAACATTAGCGACTCATTAA